ATATTTTACCGTTGCGGTTATTTTGTTTTTGCACAAATTTTATTTGGCTTGTTGGCAGCGACATAATTTATCTACCCCGGCTTTCTTTACGAAATTCTGGATTTCAATGCCAACCGCATGTTACACATCAACGCCATGATTGTTTGGATGTTGTTTGGCTTTATGGGCTGCGTTTATTGGTTTCTTAAAGATGAGAGTGGCACTGAAATTGTCGGCTTAAATTTGGGTAATATCGCTTTCTGGGTATTTATTGCTGCGGTTATTCTGATAGTGCTGGTGTATTTGTTGGTACAAATTGGCCTCGGCAAGGATTCCAGTCTTTGGTTTATTAACTAAGGTCGTGAATATATTGAAGCGCCACGTTGGGCCGATATCGACATTGTCATTGTGATACCGATTTTTTTCTATAACGTTGTTGCAACTTTTAGTAAAGGTAAATGGTCGGGTATTGCCGGCGTTTTAACGCCAGATTTGGTGGTTTTGGCGGGATTATATGTCGCCGGAATGTTTTATATGGCCAATATTACCCACGAGCAATACTGGTGGTGGGTCATTCATTTGTGGGTTGAAGCAACCTGGGAAGTGCTGGTCGGCGTCATTATGGCGTGATCATTGATCAAACTACTGGGGGGTAGACGTAAAATTATTCAGACCTGGCTATATATTGAAGTCGCCTTGATGTTTGGTTCGGGTATTTTGGGTTTGGGACATCTTTATTTTTGGATTGGTACACCGGAATACTGGTTAATCATCGGTGGTTTTTTCTCGGCTCTTGAACTTATTCCACTGGTCGCCATGATGGTTCATGCAGTTTATGATTCCGGTAGACACGCCTTCAAAAACGGCAATCCCCCGGCATTGGCCTGGATTATCGCTCAAGCTTTTGGTAATTTTTTTGGTGCCGGTGTGTGGGGGTTTATGCATACCTTGCCACAAATTAATATCTACACGTATGGAACACAGTGGTCGGCATCCTATGGTCATTTGGTATTTTTTGGTGCCTATGCCACGATTAATATTGCCTTCTTTTATCTGGCTATTCAACATTGGCGTGGTGACGTCTGGATTGGTGGTGGTAGTCAAAATGCCTGGCGCTGGAAATGGGCTTTAGGCTTGCTCAATGGCGGTGTGCTGGGGATGACCATTGCGCTATTGATTGCAGGTTACGAACAATCATTTATAGAGCGTGCCGTCGAAGGCTCAACTTGGTCGGGATATTTTACCGCACAAAATCATCCGTCATTTCAAAGTGCGATGGTCTGGCGTTTATTTTTTGGTGGCGTAACATTTGCCGGATTTATCTTGTTGGTTTGGGATTTACTTACGATAGGCAAAGGCGAAACCAGAAAAGCACAGGAGATTGTTGAAAGTTAACTGATTCAGGTTAAAGGTACAATGTGCGTGTTTTAGAGTTTGCACCCTGTGTCTTTGTCATCAATCAATAATCGCTTTGTCCACATTTTTGGCAGAACTCAAACCTTTTAACTTCGATTTATCCTTAACACCCGCAAATTTGGTGCCCGCCAGATCCGCTCCAGAAAAATTGGTATCTTCAAGTGAAGTTCCTGTCAAATCAGCACCTGACAAATTAGCTCCTGAAAAATCTGCGCCGGAAAGGTCAACGCCAAAAAGCACGGTATTTTGCAGATTTGCTCCCGAGAAGTTGGCAAAGCGCATTAAGGCACGGTCAAAATTGGCATCGGAGAGATTGGCTCCCGAGAAATTGACATTATTCAGACTTGCTCGCATCAAACCCATTGACTGGTTTTTCATATCTGCTCCCCAGTTGGCGTGTGCGAGATTAGCATGAGATAAATTGGCTCGATCCATTATGCCAATAAATCGGCTATTACTTAAATTGGCATTGCTCAAATTTGCCCCACCGACATGCACCGCAAAAATACTGGTATTGGATAGGTTGGCATTTGAAAAGTCGACTTTCGATAGTACCGATAAATCCAGATTCACGCCGGATAACTCACTATTGCTGAAATTGGCACGGCGTAAATCCGAGCCCCACAAATCGGCCAATTTAAAGTCTAAACTTGATAAATCCAGACCGGTTAAATCCTTTCTGCGTAGGTCGGCGAGATGGGTTTTATCTGCTTTGGCGAGACGTTGTTCTACGGTTGACCGATCCAGATCGGCAGCCGGTGCCGACAGACAAAAGAACGCAGTTAATAGTCCTGCCCAGTGAAAATGAGTTTTCATATAGTTGCCTTTAAGTCGGTCAATAAAATCGTTCACCAATAATAAACTGGCGGTTAGCTAAATACT
Above is a window of Methylobacter sp. S3L5C DNA encoding:
- a CDS encoding pentapeptide repeat-containing protein; amino-acid sequence: MKTHFHWAGLLTAFFCLSAPAADLDRSTVEQRLAKADKTHLADLRRKDLTGLDLSSLDFKLADLWGSDLRRANFSNSELSGVNLDLSVLSKVDFSNANLSNTSIFAVHVGGANLSNANLSNSRFIGIMDRANLSHANLAHANWGADMKNQSMGLMRASLNNVNFSGANLSDANFDRALMRFANFSGANLQNTVLFGVDLSGADFSGANLSGADLTGTSLEDTNFSGADLAGTKFAGVKDKSKLKGLSSAKNVDKAIID